One Phaseolus vulgaris cultivar G19833 chromosome 11, P. vulgaris v2.0, whole genome shotgun sequence genomic window carries:
- the LOC137838445 gene encoding uncharacterized protein: MSTLSGTALDWFVSLPTGHITTFQQFSKMFVEQYIVNKAPPLVSYDMFDVRQYQGESLKDFLNRFGAQIVRLPGKDEVMFVHAFKKGVLPGPFSESLIRSHPATFAEIRRRVVAHIAAESEVSEKRGNVAQAKPHAQTRIQPQRVMEAAAGKRD; encoded by the coding sequence atgagcactctcagTGGAACAGCactggactggttcgtcagtttacctactggccacattaccacgtttcAGCAGTtctccaagatgtttgttgagcagtatatagtgaacaaggcaccgccgttggtgtcttacgatatgttcgacgtgaggcagtaccaaggggagtccctgaaggacttcttgaacagattcggagctcagatAGTCCGCTTGCCAGGCAAAGATGAAGTAATGTTTGTAcatgccttcaaaaagggcgtgttgcctgggccttttagtgagtcgcttatcaggagtcaccccgccacgttcgctgaAATTCGGCGACGTgtcgtggctcacatcgccgctgaGAGCGAGGTCTCCGAGAAAAGGGGAAATGTGGCCCAAGCTAAGCCACACGCTCAGActaggatccagccgcagagggtgatggaggcggcggcggggAAGAGGGATTAG